A region from the Hippopotamus amphibius kiboko isolate mHipAmp2 chromosome 15, mHipAmp2.hap2, whole genome shotgun sequence genome encodes:
- the BRIX1 gene encoding ribosome biogenesis protein BRX1 homolog yields the protein MAATKRKRRGGPAVQAKKLKRNEKDAKPPAKPSDVSQEAEEEERDRIPGPVCKGKWKNKERILIFSSRGINFRTRHLMQDLRMLMPHSKADTKMDRKDKLFVINEVCEMKNCNKCIYFEAKKKQDLYMWLSNSPHGPSAKFLVQNIHTLAELKMTGNCLKGSRPLLSFDPAFDELPHYALLKELLIQIFSTPRYHPKSQPFVDHVFTFTVLDNRIWFRNFQIIEEDAALVEIGPRFVLNLIKIFQGSFGGPTLYENPHYQSPNMHRRVIRSITAAKYREKQQVKDVQKLRKKEPKTVLPHDPTADVFVTPAEEKPIEIQWVKPEPKVDLKARKKKIYKRQRKMKQKMNSGNAK from the exons ATGGCGGCGACCAAGAGAAAACGGCGTGGAGGCCCGGCGGTTCAGGcgaaaaagctaaaaagaaacgAAAAAGATGCCAAGCCGCCCGCTAAGCCGAGCGACGTATCCCAGGAGgcggaggaggaagagagagatcgTATCCCAGGCCCGGTTTGCAAG ggcAAGTGGAAAAATAAGGAACGGATTCTCATCTTTTCTTCTAGAGGAATAAATTTCAGAACAAGACATTTAATGCAAGACTTGAGAATGTTGATGCCTCATTCTAAAGCAG atacTAAAATGGATCGTAAAGATAAGTTATTTGTGATAAACGAG GTTTGTGAAATGAAAAACTGCAATAAATGTATCTATTTTGAAGCTAAGAAAAAACAAGATCTCTATATGTG gctTTCAAATTCACCTCATGGACCATCTGCTAAATTCCTTGTTCAAAATA TTCATACCCTAGCTGAGCTAAAGATGACTGGAAACTGTTTAAAAGGTTCTCGGCCCCTCTTGTCTTTTGACCCA gCTTTTGATGAATTACCACATTATGCTTTGTTAAAAGAGCTCTTAATTCAG ATCTTTAGTACACCACGGTATCATCCCAAAAGCCAACCCTTTGTGGACCATGTATTTACGTTCACCGTTTTGGATAATAGGATATGGTTTCGGAACTTTCAG atcatagaAGAAGATGCTGCTCTTGTAGAAATAGGACCCCGTTTTGTCTTAAATCTCATAAAGATTTTCCAGGGAAGTTTTGGAGGACCAACTTTGTATGAAAATCCTCATTACCAGTCACCAAACATG caTCGGCGTGTCATAAGGTCCATCACAGCTGCAAAATACAGAGAGAAGCAGCAAGTGAAAGATGTGCAGAAGCTGAGAAAGAAAGAACCAAAGACTGTTCTTCCCCATGATCCCACTGCAGATGTGTTTGTGACACCAGCTGAGGAGAAGCCCATAGAAATACAGTGGGTGAAACCAGAGCCAAAAGTCGatttgaaagcaagaaagaaaaagatttacaaaaggcaaaggaaaatgaaacagaagatgaacagtgggaatgcaaaatga